One Streptomyces sp. NBC_01217 genomic region harbors:
- a CDS encoding ATP-binding cassette domain-containing protein, which translates to MSSSVMPTSSQGDGHPSPTAVSAVGLRKSYGDKLVLDGIDLRIPAGSVFALLGPNGAGKTTVVKILSTLITADAGDLHVGGHDLATDPQAVRAAIGVTGQFSAVDGLITGEENMLLMADLHHLSRSEGRRTAAELLERFDLVEAAKKPASTYSGGMKRRLDLAMTLVGNPRIIFLDEPTTGLDPRSRHNMWGIIRGLVSDGVTVFLTTQYLEEADELADRIAVLNDGRIAAEGSAEELKRLIPGGHVRLRFTDPAAYQSAAVALREVTRDDEALSLSVPSDGSQRELRSLLDRLDSAGIEADELTVHTPDLDDVFFALTGTADIPNQPSQPEETVR; encoded by the coding sequence ATGTCTTCATCTGTCATGCCCACATCCAGCCAAGGGGACGGTCATCCGTCGCCGACCGCCGTCTCCGCCGTCGGTCTGCGCAAGTCGTACGGCGACAAGCTCGTCCTCGACGGTATCGATCTGCGCATCCCGGCCGGGTCCGTGTTCGCACTGCTCGGCCCGAACGGCGCGGGCAAGACCACCGTCGTGAAGATCCTGTCCACGCTCATCACCGCCGACGCCGGTGACCTGCACGTCGGCGGGCACGACCTGGCCACCGACCCCCAGGCGGTCCGTGCCGCGATCGGCGTCACCGGCCAGTTCTCCGCGGTCGACGGGCTGATCACCGGTGAGGAGAACATGCTCCTCATGGCGGACCTGCACCACCTCTCCCGCAGCGAGGGGCGGCGCACCGCCGCCGAACTCCTGGAGCGCTTCGACCTGGTGGAGGCGGCGAAGAAGCCCGCCTCCACCTACTCCGGCGGCATGAAGCGCCGCCTCGACCTCGCCATGACGCTGGTCGGCAACCCGCGGATCATCTTCCTCGACGAGCCGACCACCGGCCTCGACCCGCGCAGCCGCCACAACATGTGGGGCATCATCCGCGGCCTCGTCTCCGACGGCGTCACCGTCTTCCTCACCACCCAGTACCTGGAGGAGGCCGACGAACTCGCCGACCGCATCGCTGTGTTGAACGACGGCAGGATCGCCGCCGAAGGGAGCGCCGAGGAGCTCAAGCGGCTCATCCCGGGCGGGCACGTGCGGCTGCGGTTCACCGACCCGGCCGCGTACCAGTCCGCCGCAGTCGCCCTGCGCGAGGTCACCCGGGACGACGAGGCACTGTCGCTGTCCGTCCCCAGCGACGGAAGCCAGCGCGAACTGCGCTCCCTCCTCGACCGGCTCGACTCCGCCGGCATCGAGGCGGACGAACTGACCGTCCACACCCCCGACCTCGACGACGTGTTCTTCGCCCTGACCGGCACCGCCGACATCCCCAACCAGCCCAGCCAGCCCGAGGAGACCGTCCGATGA
- a CDS encoding DUF1048 domain-containing protein has protein sequence MSIQDIIEGKKQWRAHMARVKALPPDYQIVYKEMQRYLFKVGPVDLPDGPLLPGIVDFFEEGAAAGKGVLQLIGNDVAAFCDDLVKDSRTYADVYQESINREPGTAEK, from the coding sequence GTGAGCATCCAAGACATCATCGAGGGCAAGAAGCAGTGGCGGGCGCACATGGCTCGGGTCAAGGCGCTCCCGCCGGACTACCAGATCGTCTACAAGGAGATGCAGAGGTACCTGTTCAAGGTCGGACCGGTCGACCTGCCTGACGGGCCCCTGCTCCCCGGGATCGTCGACTTCTTCGAGGAGGGCGCCGCCGCGGGCAAGGGGGTCTTGCAACTCATCGGCAACGACGTCGCCGCGTTCTGCGACGACCTGGTCAAGGACTCACGCACCTACGCGGACGTCTACCAGGAGTCCATCAACAGGGAACCCGGCACGGCCGAGAAGTAA
- a CDS encoding DUF1048 domain-containing protein, with translation MNFWETITGSDLTRDWKAFEARAEALPDEYRAAWEQIKGHLFPHGDFTGRNLMPILDAALGLLEETAADGQSVHEVFGDDIRGFCTALAGGEGARTYRDRWREQLNRNVARKLNRLGG, from the coding sequence ATGAACTTCTGGGAGACCATCACAGGCAGCGATCTCACCAGGGATTGGAAGGCTTTCGAAGCCCGGGCCGAGGCCCTGCCGGACGAGTACCGGGCGGCGTGGGAACAGATCAAGGGCCACCTCTTTCCCCATGGGGACTTCACCGGCCGCAACCTGATGCCGATCCTCGACGCCGCCCTGGGGCTGCTCGAAGAAACAGCGGCGGACGGGCAGAGCGTCCACGAGGTCTTCGGCGACGACATCCGAGGCTTTTGCACGGCGCTGGCCGGTGGAGAAGGGGCTCGAACCTATCGCGACCGGTGGCGCGAGCAGTTGAACAGGAACGTCGCAAGGAAATTGAACCGGCTGGGAGGCTGA
- a CDS encoding PadR family transcriptional regulator, translating to MDDLTEMLKGTLEGCVLEIIGSEETYGYAITRQLNELGFADVVEGTVYTILLRLERNKLVQVTKRPSGVGPPRKFYALNDAGREELAKFWAKWQYVSSRIDRLKEGGR from the coding sequence ATGGACGACCTGACAGAGATGCTGAAGGGCACGCTCGAAGGGTGCGTGCTCGAAATCATCGGCAGCGAGGAAACCTACGGGTACGCCATCACCCGTCAGCTGAACGAGCTCGGCTTCGCCGACGTCGTCGAGGGGACGGTGTACACCATCTTGCTGCGACTGGAGAGGAACAAACTCGTCCAGGTGACGAAACGGCCATCCGGGGTCGGTCCGCCGCGCAAGTTCTACGCACTCAACGACGCCGGACGCGAGGAACTCGCGAAGTTCTGGGCGAAATGGCAGTACGTCTCATCACGCATCGACAGGCTCAAGGAGGGCGGGAGATGA
- a CDS encoding serine hydrolase domain-containing protein, whose amino-acid sequence MTELNGTVNAPFEPVRNAVLDQLLSGAEVGLSLVVDVDGEKVVDLWGGHRDAARTQPWQRDTITNVWSITKTVTSLFALLLVDAGELDVHAPVARYWPEFAVNGKQQVEVRDLLSHTSGVSGLDHPARLEDLYDVREAAARMASQAPWWRPGSASGYHVLNYGHLVGELVLRLTGLSLHDFVRQHIVEPLGADFRIGLDEADLGRVADIIPPALDFDPSVLDHDTAAYKTFTGPSFRAPTANSAAWRAADLGAANGHGNALSVADIFAPLSREGAAAHGRLLRPDTVKLIFDEQSRGSDLVNGLHLRWGIGYALPDRHTLPWIPDGRIAFWGGWGGSMAIMDFDRCMTISYVMNNMGPDVLGSPRASAYVTAVYSALGVDASS is encoded by the coding sequence ATGACCGAACTGAACGGAACCGTCAACGCACCCTTCGAGCCCGTCCGCAACGCTGTTCTCGACCAATTGCTGAGCGGTGCCGAGGTAGGCCTGTCCCTCGTTGTCGACGTGGACGGCGAGAAGGTGGTGGACCTGTGGGGTGGCCACCGGGACGCGGCCCGCACGCAGCCCTGGCAGCGCGACACGATCACCAACGTGTGGTCCATCACCAAGACCGTGACCAGCCTCTTCGCCCTGCTGCTCGTCGACGCCGGCGAGCTGGACGTCCACGCCCCGGTGGCCCGCTACTGGCCTGAGTTCGCCGTGAACGGCAAGCAGCAGGTCGAGGTGCGGGACCTGCTGTCCCACACCTCGGGAGTGTCCGGCCTGGACCACCCTGCCCGGCTCGAGGATCTTTACGACGTTCGCGAGGCGGCGGCCCGGATGGCTTCCCAGGCGCCTTGGTGGCGGCCTGGCTCGGCCTCCGGATACCACGTCCTGAACTACGGCCACCTCGTCGGCGAGCTGGTGCTTCGCCTGACCGGTCTTTCGCTGCACGACTTCGTGCGTCAGCACATCGTCGAGCCGCTCGGTGCCGATTTCCGGATCGGCCTGGACGAGGCAGACCTCGGGCGGGTCGCCGACATCATTCCTCCGGCACTCGACTTCGACCCGTCGGTGCTCGACCACGACACCGCCGCGTACAAGACCTTCACGGGCCCTTCCTTCCGTGCGCCCACGGCCAACTCCGCGGCCTGGCGCGCCGCGGACCTGGGCGCGGCCAACGGGCACGGCAACGCCCTGTCCGTGGCCGATATTTTCGCGCCGCTGTCCCGCGAAGGCGCCGCCGCCCACGGCAGACTCCTGCGACCCGACACCGTCAAGCTCATCTTCGACGAGCAGTCGCGCGGGTCGGATCTCGTCAACGGCCTGCACCTCAGGTGGGGCATCGGATACGCACTGCCCGACCGGCACACCCTGCCGTGGATCCCTGACGGGCGCATTGCGTTCTGGGGCGGCTGGGGAGGCTCCATGGCCATCATGGACTTCGACCGGTGCATGACGATCAGTTATGTCATGAACAACATGGGGCCCGACGTCCTGGGCTCCCCACGGGCCTCCGCCTACGTCACCGCCGTCTACAGCGCTCTCGGAGTCGACGCTTCGTCCTGA
- a CDS encoding MerR family transcriptional regulator, with translation MRIGELATRAGATPRQVRFYETKGLITSTRESNNYRDYSETTLGRVQQIRELLKAGLSTEVIRAILPCIESSRDAIVFDGVTPETVTALEAERDRLTERIDVLTRNRDAVSAYLGKLRQRAHSA, from the coding sequence GTGCGTATCGGCGAGCTGGCCACACGGGCGGGGGCCACCCCGCGGCAGGTGCGGTTCTACGAGACGAAGGGGCTGATCACTTCCACGCGCGAGTCCAACAACTACCGGGACTACAGCGAGACGACCCTGGGCCGCGTCCAGCAGATCCGTGAGTTGCTGAAAGCCGGCCTGTCGACGGAAGTGATCCGCGCCATCCTGCCCTGCATCGAATCCTCCCGTGACGCGATCGTGTTCGACGGCGTCACGCCCGAAACGGTGACGGCGCTGGAAGCCGAACGCGACCGGCTGACCGAGCGCATCGACGTCCTCACCCGCAACAGGGACGCCGTCTCCGCCTACCTGGGGAAGCTCAGACAACGGGCCCACAGCGCCTGA
- a CDS encoding alpha/beta hydrolase, with translation MQPIFVLVHSPSVGPSTWHPVAEHLTAAGYQVRVPSLLHIGAGVPPFWPRITEAVRDDLRQVPADSPVAVVAHSNAGLFLPTIRSGLDHPVTSSIFVDAALPARTGPTPVAPPELLEFLRPMAVNGRLPRWTDWWDEADVAPMFSDPMVRQKIIEEQPALPLSYYEQHIPVPEGWDDHPCSYLLFGPPYDDLAAEARERGWHVAHLPGAHLHQVVDPAATARHLVKLTATT, from the coding sequence ATGCAGCCGATCTTCGTTCTCGTGCACAGTCCGTCCGTAGGCCCCTCGACCTGGCACCCCGTGGCCGAACACCTGACAGCTGCGGGATACCAGGTGCGGGTCCCGTCGCTGCTGCACATAGGCGCCGGCGTTCCGCCATTTTGGCCCCGCATCACCGAGGCCGTCCGCGACGACCTTCGGCAGGTCCCGGCCGACAGCCCCGTCGCGGTGGTGGCACACAGCAACGCGGGCTTGTTCCTCCCGACGATCCGCTCGGGCCTCGACCATCCGGTGACCAGCTCGATCTTCGTCGATGCCGCACTGCCGGCCCGGACCGGTCCGACCCCGGTCGCTCCACCCGAACTGCTGGAATTTCTCCGCCCGATGGCTGTGAACGGCAGACTCCCGCGCTGGACCGATTGGTGGGATGAGGCCGACGTCGCCCCCATGTTCTCCGATCCGATGGTCCGGCAGAAAATCATCGAGGAGCAGCCCGCCCTGCCGCTGTCCTACTACGAGCAGCACATCCCGGTCCCCGAGGGCTGGGACGACCACCCCTGCTCCTACCTGTTGTTCGGCCCTCCCTATGACGACCTCGCCGCTGAGGCACGCGAACGCGGCTGGCATGTGGCACACCTGCCCGGCGCACACCTGCATCAGGTCGTCGACCCCGCCGCCACGGCCCGCCACCTCGTCAAACTCACCGCCACGACCTGA
- a CDS encoding NAD(P)/FAD-dependent oxidoreductase: MREILIVGSGYAGFYAARGLEKRLRRGEARVTVVDPRPYMTYQPFLPEVVAGSVEARHAAVSLRRHLRRTRVIAGSVTDIRNSSRTVTVRPESGPDYELNYDMLVVTAGAVTRTFPIPGINEQAFGLKHVEEAVAIRDRLLTSFDQAAALPPGPERKKLLTVTFVGGGFSGVEGFGELLSLAAALLKSYPELDAQELDFHLIEARDRILPEVTDKPGAWVVQSLERRGAKVHLNTQLASAEDGRVVLSNGQEFDSGLIVWTAGNASNPIVHNHTDLPVDERGLLVVRADLRVGTETEAVPDVWAAGDDAAVPDLAAGRPGAQAVPNAQHAVRQGKRLAKNIVATLHGRATKNYVHSSLGVVATLGMGRGIFQYRHLVIKGLPAWLMHRGYHVLAVPTWERKIRVLTVWCTAALFGRDIVSLASVQHPREAFVSRGNPRDSDKFAEVHEQ; encoded by the coding sequence GTGCGTGAGATCCTGATCGTCGGCAGCGGTTACGCGGGCTTCTATGCCGCGAGGGGCCTTGAGAAAAGGCTGCGCCGCGGGGAAGCGCGGGTCACCGTCGTAGACCCGCGTCCGTACATGACGTACCAGCCGTTTCTGCCGGAGGTCGTGGCGGGGTCCGTGGAGGCCCGTCACGCTGCCGTGTCACTACGACGGCACCTGCGCCGTACCCGGGTGATCGCAGGATCGGTGACGGATATCCGCAACAGCAGCCGGACCGTCACCGTCCGACCGGAGAGCGGGCCGGACTATGAGTTGAACTACGACATGCTCGTAGTGACAGCGGGGGCGGTCACCCGCACGTTCCCGATACCGGGAATCAATGAACAGGCGTTTGGCCTGAAGCACGTCGAAGAGGCCGTCGCCATCCGCGATCGGCTGCTGACCTCCTTCGACCAGGCAGCTGCACTGCCGCCTGGGCCCGAGCGCAAGAAGCTTCTCACGGTCACCTTCGTCGGCGGCGGATTCTCCGGCGTGGAGGGTTTCGGGGAACTGCTGTCCCTGGCGGCTGCGCTGCTGAAGAGTTATCCGGAACTCGACGCCCAGGAGCTCGACTTCCACCTGATCGAGGCGCGCGACCGGATCCTGCCCGAGGTCACTGACAAGCCTGGTGCATGGGTGGTCCAGTCTCTGGAGAGGCGAGGAGCGAAGGTGCACTTGAACACCCAGCTCGCCTCTGCCGAGGACGGCCGCGTGGTGCTCTCGAACGGGCAGGAGTTCGACTCGGGCCTGATCGTGTGGACTGCCGGCAATGCGTCGAACCCCATCGTTCACAACCACACGGACCTACCGGTCGATGAGCGTGGTCTGCTCGTCGTGCGGGCCGACCTTCGCGTGGGTACGGAAACGGAGGCGGTACCGGACGTGTGGGCCGCGGGCGATGACGCTGCTGTGCCTGACCTCGCGGCGGGACGGCCTGGAGCACAAGCCGTGCCCAACGCCCAGCACGCTGTACGGCAGGGCAAACGCCTGGCCAAGAACATCGTGGCGACTTTGCATGGGCGGGCGACCAAGAACTACGTCCACAGCAGCCTGGGAGTGGTGGCCACACTGGGCATGGGACGAGGGATATTCCAGTACCGGCACCTTGTCATCAAGGGCTTGCCGGCCTGGCTCATGCACCGCGGCTACCACGTGCTCGCTGTGCCCACGTGGGAACGCAAAATCCGCGTCCTCACTGTCTGGTGCACCGCGGCCCTCTTCGGGCGGGACATCGTCTCTCTGGCCTCGGTGCAGCACCCCAGGGAAGCCTTCGTGTCCCGGGGCAACCCCCGTGACAGTGACAAGTTTGCCGAGGTACACGAACAGTGA
- a CDS encoding RNA polymerase sigma-70 factor, whose amino-acid sequence MHFEPSPATSGLQEAVAVFVQHRPRLFGIAYRVLGSVVEAEDVVQEVWLRWQKTDRSVVVSPVAFLSSTTTRLAINVAQSARVRRETYIGPWLPEPIDTSSDPEVGAQRAEALELVLLLLLEKLNPTERAAYVLREAFDYAYPEIAEILQLSVVNVRKIVSRARMRLSAESRESVDTAEHRHLLNAFVSAAQTGDVASLEAFLTSDAVSLSDGNGIRGAARIPVLGRARVANLTTAYSRFWQGVDLRWVDTNGRAGVMIYRDGEPATILTIAASKEGIYKLMWVWNPSKIAAFLDSRSRFAVALGSPLML is encoded by the coding sequence ATGCATTTCGAACCGTCCCCCGCGACAAGTGGCCTTCAAGAGGCCGTTGCCGTCTTTGTGCAGCACCGGCCACGTCTCTTCGGAATCGCCTACCGTGTGCTCGGTAGCGTGGTCGAGGCCGAAGACGTGGTCCAGGAAGTGTGGCTGCGCTGGCAGAAGACCGACCGCTCCGTGGTGGTCAGCCCCGTGGCCTTCCTCTCGAGCACGACGACCCGCTTGGCGATCAACGTCGCGCAGTCTGCGCGGGTGCGTCGGGAAACCTACATCGGACCGTGGCTGCCCGAGCCCATCGACACAAGCTCGGACCCGGAGGTGGGCGCGCAGCGTGCGGAGGCCTTGGAGCTGGTTCTGCTGCTGCTGTTGGAGAAGTTGAATCCCACCGAGCGTGCCGCATACGTACTACGCGAGGCATTCGACTACGCCTATCCCGAGATCGCTGAAATCCTTCAACTCAGCGTCGTCAACGTGCGGAAGATCGTAAGCCGTGCTCGCATGCGTTTGTCGGCCGAGAGTCGAGAGAGCGTGGACACGGCGGAGCACCGACATCTCCTGAACGCCTTCGTCTCAGCGGCTCAAACGGGAGACGTGGCCTCGCTGGAAGCCTTCCTCACCTCCGATGCCGTGAGCCTGTCCGACGGCAATGGCATTCGGGGCGCCGCTCGCATACCCGTGCTGGGCCGTGCACGCGTGGCCAACCTGACCACCGCTTATTCGCGGTTCTGGCAGGGCGTGGACCTCAGGTGGGTCGATACCAACGGCCGTGCAGGCGTGATGATCTACCGAGATGGCGAGCCCGCCACGATCCTGACGATAGCCGCCTCGAAGGAAGGCATCTACAAGCTGATGTGGGTGTGGAACCCGAGCAAGATTGCCGCGTTCCTTGATTCGCGCTCCCGCTTCGCAGTGGCTCTCGGCTCTCCGCTGATGCTGTGA
- a CDS encoding IS5 family transposase (programmed frameshift) — MSADLSQRLVPDGLWELVAPLLPSFSSRPQGGGTAPLNERAVFTAVVYVLTSGCAWRHLPETFGVSPATAHRRFTAWTEAGLWRRLHRAVLDELGARGELDWTSAIVDAASVRAKRGSLTGPNPVDRGKKGSKLHVLSEAQGLPLAVAVSGANLHDSQAFKPLILGIPAVRSRRGPRRRRPVKIRADKAYYSAEHLRWLRARNLVPRIARPGIESGERLGRHRWKIERSISWLFGYRRLTVRYERKGSHFLAFLGLAAALTCYKRLAKITT, encoded by the exons GTGAGTGCCGATCTTTCGCAGCGGCTGGTTCCTGACGGTCTGTGGGAACTCGTCGCCCCGTTGTTGCCGTCGTTCAGCTCCCGTCCGCAGGGCGGTGGGACTGCGCCGCTGAACGAGCGGGCCGTGTTCACGGCGGTGGTGTACGTGCTGACCAGCGGGTGCGCCTGGCGGCACCTGCCGGAGACGTTCGGGGTATCGCCCGCGACGGCGCACCGCCGGTTCACCGCGTGGACCGAGGCCGGGTTGTGGCGCCGATTGCACCGGGCGGTGCTGGATGAACTCGGCGCCAGGGGTGAGCTCGACTGGACCTCCGCGATCGTCGATGCGGCGTCGGTGCGGGCGAAAAGG GGCTCGCTGACCGGGCCGAATCCGGTCGATCGCGGCAAGAAGGGCAGCAAACTGCACGTGCTGTCCGAGGCCCAGGGCCTGCCGCTGGCCGTGGCGGTCTCGGGTGCGAACCTGCACGACAGCCAGGCGTTCAAGCCGCTGATCCTCGGCATACCCGCCGTCCGCTCCCGGCGCGGGCCCCGTCGGAGACGGCCCGTGAAGATCCGCGCGGACAAGGCGTACTACTCCGCGGAACACCTGCGCTGGCTCCGCGCCCGGAACCTCGTCCCACGCATCGCCCGTCCCGGCATCGAGTCCGGCGAGCGCCTCGGCCGACACCGGTGGAAGATCGAGCGGTCGATCTCCTGGCTCTTCGGCTACCGCCGCCTCACCGTCCGGTATGAGCGAAAGGGCAGCCACTTCCTCGCCTTCCTCGGCCTCGCCGCAGCCCTGACCTGCTACAAGAGACTCGCCAAGATCACCACGTGA
- a CDS encoding ISAs1 family transposase: protein MPARASSPIPSALEQLGSPTDPLTSSDVADLRRFLILVADPRDAGGLRYPALALLCAAVSAVLTGARSLIAISEWITDAPQHVLGILGFAADPLTGLRPVPHAATVRRLLQRVDGDALDAAISAYLQARTPPPVEPDAEKGPVRRVIAVDGKVVRGSRTATAAAIQLLAAMDHHGVVLAQRQVASKSNEIPSFAPLLDGLELENTVVTADALHTQHDHGAYLTSRGAYYVAVVKKNHPGLYAQVRKLPWRDVPLGHRTRDHAHHRDEIRRLKVAAFSHLDYPGARQAIQVVRWRRDLSIGKLTIERVYLITSLTVFDATCTELATWIRGHRGIENLLHHVRDHTFREDDSKVRTGTLPRTMASLRNLAISVFRQDGQTNIAAALRHTGRDYHRPLRTLGLK from the coding sequence GTGCCTGCCCGTGCATCATCGCCCATCCCTTCCGCACTGGAGCAACTGGGCTCCCCGACTGATCCCCTCACCTCAAGCGATGTCGCTGACCTGCGGCGTTTCCTGATCCTGGTCGCCGATCCCCGCGATGCGGGAGGACTGCGGTATCCGGCCCTCGCGTTGCTGTGCGCGGCCGTCTCGGCGGTGCTGACCGGGGCTCGCTCGCTCATCGCGATCAGCGAGTGGATCACGGATGCCCCGCAGCATGTGCTGGGCATCCTCGGCTTCGCTGCCGATCCGCTTACCGGTCTGCGGCCGGTGCCGCACGCCGCGACCGTGCGCCGCCTGCTGCAGCGTGTGGACGGTGACGCGCTGGACGCGGCTATCAGCGCGTATCTGCAGGCCAGAACGCCGCCCCCGGTCGAGCCGGACGCGGAGAAAGGGCCGGTGCGACGGGTGATCGCGGTCGACGGCAAGGTCGTCCGCGGATCGCGAACCGCAACGGCCGCGGCGATCCAGCTGCTGGCGGCGATGGACCACCACGGCGTGGTCCTGGCTCAGCGGCAGGTCGCTTCCAAGAGCAACGAGATCCCCTCCTTCGCGCCGTTGCTGGACGGTCTCGAGCTGGAGAACACGGTGGTGACCGCCGACGCCCTGCACACCCAGCACGACCACGGGGCCTATCTGACCAGTCGCGGCGCGTACTACGTGGCCGTCGTGAAGAAGAACCATCCAGGCCTGTACGCGCAGGTCAGGAAGCTGCCCTGGCGGGACGTCCCACTCGGGCACCGCACTCGCGACCACGCCCACCACCGCGACGAGATCCGCCGGCTCAAGGTCGCCGCGTTCAGCCACCTCGACTACCCCGGCGCCCGCCAGGCGATCCAAGTCGTACGGTGGCGACGCGACTTGAGCATCGGGAAGCTGACCATCGAGCGCGTCTACCTGATCACCAGCCTGACCGTCTTCGACGCAACCTGCACCGAGCTCGCCACCTGGATCAGAGGCCACCGGGGCATCGAGAATCTCCTGCACCACGTCCGGGACCACACGTTCCGCGAGGACGACTCCAAGGTCCGCACCGGCACCCTGCCCCGCACCATGGCCTCCCTGCGCAACCTCGCCATCAGCGTCTTCCGCCAGGACGGCCAGACCAACATCGCCGCCGCCCTCCGCCACACCGGCCGCGACTACCACCGGCCCCTACGAACCCTCGGACTCAAGTGA